A single Cannabis sativa cultivar Pink pepper isolate KNU-18-1 chromosome 7, ASM2916894v1, whole genome shotgun sequence DNA region contains:
- the LOC115696602 gene encoding uncharacterized protein LOC115696602, translating into MGELAILRKEIARVPQRQKGDDSNFDCEDREPCTRHILEAELPKNFKMPEMAAYTGDLDPSDHLSRFNRVMTVIRVSNDAKCLCFPLTLSGSAEEWFKKLEPGSVDCWNKLQRFKEEVSKTKKVDDGQQLALLQAGIRTGTPFWNELHQEGASNLQDFQKTVQKYINLEEAQIVAYGGYNPTGVAGYVSGVQLSRTLTSATPPISGIQFSATPGYNQSQALAPASSHYGNPSGMSGQVSSHSAPAASLAGPSQGSRSKRSSKGSNRTEDKQQNRGYTPQYTQYTELRDSQDRVYFATSTNECKNLKDEIESLIRLGHLYEWIKNRLPHLNPVLAVGPLPQGTPGGTPGALAPVASPGEPQQAPDLPPRPNGRVTMISGGPHIGGTTRKELKRYVGAVKHSEVWEVTQLPAQRPRLMDQPITFTEEDAKTVCFPHHDPLVIETPIANKIVARILIDNGSYVNLLFKEAFTVIGLTDRDLSPSGSQLAGFNGQHSSQWEK; encoded by the exons ATGGGTGAGCTTGCCATACTACGCAAAGAGATTGCTCGGGTCCCCCAGAGACAAAAAGGTGATGACTCAAACTTTGACTGCGAAGACCGAGAACCGTGCACCAGACACATTTTGGAGGCGGAACTCCCCaaaaactttaagatgcccgaaatggcagcttataccggggaCTTGGACCCCAGCGATCACTTATCTCGATTCAACCGAGTAATGACGGTCATAAGAGtaagcaatgacgccaaatgtttATGCTTCCCGCTAACGttgagtgggtccgcggaggaatggttcaagaagttGGAACCAGGATCAGTGGACTGTTGGAACAAGCTGCAA aggTTTAAGGAAGAAGTCTCGAAGactaagaaagttgatgacggacaacagcttgcacttcttcaAGCGGGGATCCGTACAGGAACTccattctggaacgaattacatcAAGAAGGAGCTTCGAACCTCCAAGATTTCCAGAAGACagtccaaaaatacatcaacttagaagaggcccaaatagtggcttatGGGGGATACAATCCGACCGGAGTGGCGGGATATGTGTCCGGAGTCCAACTCTCGAGAACCTTAACTTCGGCTACTCCACCAATaagcggcatacaattctccGCTACCCCAGGATATAATCAGAGCCAGGCATTGGCTCCCGCATCTTCGCACTATGGGAATCCTTCGGGGATGAGTGGACAAGTCTCGTCTCACTCCGCTCCTGCTGCAAGCCTAGCTGGACCTTCTCAAGGCTCTCGGAGCAAGAGGTCCTCGAAAGGAAGCAACCGGACGGAGGACAAGCAACAGAAtagggggtacactccccaatACACCCAATACACGGAGCTGAGGGACTCCCAAGACCGTGTATATTTCGCCaccag taccaatgaatgcaaaaatcttAAGGATGAGATCGAGAGCTTGATTCGACTGGGTCATCTCTACGAGTGGATTAAGAACCGGCTGCCCCATCTCAACCCGGTTCTGGCAGTGGGACCTTTGCCTCaaggaacaccagggggtacgcCCGGAGCATTGGCACCAGTCGCTTCCCCGGGGGAACCTCAGCAGGCACCCGACTTGCCACCAAGACCCAATGGAAGAGTGACTATGATCTCTGGAGGGCCCCATATTGGAGGGACTACCCGAAAGGAATTAAAGCGCTATGTCGGGGCCGTAAAACACAGCGAGGTTTGGGAAGTCACTCAGCTCCCTGCTCAGAGGCCCCGACTCATGGATCAGCCAATTACATTCACAGAAGAAGACGCAAAGACGGTGTGTTTTCCTCACCATGACCCCctggtcatagagactcccATCGCCAACAAGATTGTGGCTAGAATACTAATCGACAATGGGAGTTATGTGAATTTACTATTTAAAGAAGCCTTCACGGTGATAGGCCTCACGGACCGGGATCTTTCGCCAAGCGGTTCCCAACTCGCGGGATTCAATGGACAACACtcatcccaatgggaaaagtga